Proteins encoded together in one Bacteroides ovatus window:
- a CDS encoding ribonuclease HII, whose protein sequence is MLLPYLNENLIEAGCDEAGRGCLAGAVYAAAVILPKDFKNELLNDSKQLTEKQRYALREVIEKEAIAWAVGIVSPEEIDEINILRASFLAMHRAVDQLTTRPQHLLIDGNRFTKYPGVPHTTVVKGDGKYLSIAAASILAKTYRDDYMNRLHEEFPYYDWDHNKGYPTKKHRAAIAERGTTPYHRMTFNLLGDGQLTLSF, encoded by the coding sequence ATGTTATTACCTTATTTGAACGAGAATCTGATTGAAGCCGGATGTGATGAGGCCGGTCGTGGATGTTTGGCGGGAGCGGTATATGCTGCTGCGGTTATTCTTCCGAAGGATTTTAAGAATGAACTGTTGAATGACTCCAAACAACTGACCGAAAAGCAACGTTATGCATTGCGTGAGGTAATAGAGAAAGAAGCGATAGCTTGGGCAGTTGGCATTGTGTCACCGGAAGAAATTGATGAAATAAATATCCTGCGGGCTTCTTTTCTGGCGATGCATCGTGCAGTGGATCAGTTGACCACCCGTCCCCAACATTTACTGATCGACGGTAATCGTTTCACTAAATACCCCGGTGTTCCCCATACTACAGTAGTGAAAGGAGACGGGAAATATCTTTCGATAGCAGCAGCTTCAATTTTAGCTAAAACATATCGAGACGATTATATGAACCGTCTTCACGAAGAATTTCCATATTATGACTGGGACCACAATAAAGGTTATCCAACTAAAAAACATCGTGCCGCCATTGCCGAACGTGGCACTACTCCTTACCATCGCATGACGTTCAATCTGTTGGGAGATGGCCAGTTGACTTTGAGCTTCTAA
- a CDS encoding two-component regulator propeller domain-containing protein: MKRKLLLFLLSICFFLPDFAATGQYNFIRVDGGSGLSNSHVKSIIQDSYGFIWLGTRNGLNRYDGVSMKLYNCYDETLQHGNQVISALFEDNHRQLWVGTDDGVYIQELATGKFSFFDARTESGEQIRYNWIEDILADHSGNIWVNAPNQGVFRYQVETGKLFRYIPCPSKDKSKDFPQSICVDKEGTVWVGTYGAGIYRYSPEQDKFVPYATEALKGDFIFTLCDYGDELIVGVHEEELKRFNKKTGEVSIFPAPEVHRKIIRYAVCFGDELWVGTQNGVYVINEKHNSVQHIPADAGGKYGLGDAIVDKIYRDREGGTWICTQFGGASYLPVRTLDFSVYLPGAPGTVSGRRISELAEGKDGVVWVSTQDGGVCYWNPGTQTFTKIPQSPDRQNVLSLFASDDLVGAGYFKGGIDLIVPQDQVQTFYPAQLGISEGSVFALYRDRGGAIWLGDGWNIFRSADKGQTFEKMEQFGYAYMRDILEDKSGNIWVATMGSGIFRYHPQTDQMVSYKCIPEDSTSIGTNEVTGISEDSKGFIWFSTDRGGLLRFNPETGRFRTYTKADGLPDNVTYKVVEDRQHRIWFGTDRGLVCLHPETDSLQVFNRNDGLPDNQFNYKSALAASDGTIWMGTINGLVSFNPQIVHPNTFVPPVYITGMYVQGRETPFTADGVQLPYRSNVSFDFVALSYTSPGANRYAYKMEGIDNDWNYTSDVHTASYAQLPPGDYLFRVRGSNNNGVWNQEEATLSVRILPPWWRTVWAYLIYIIVVSGSFVLTLRAYRRREVQKIREQQLLAELARERESHRTHEMFINQITYGACTPQGGAMSRADEQLMSQLIAKVRENLSDANYNVEALAAAMNMSRSSLHRKIKALTDLSSLDFIRIIRLKRAAELLQEGELRINEISDRVGFQSPSYFAKIFQKQFGVTPTEFAQQNKQRMAED; encoded by the coding sequence ATGAAAAGGAAATTGCTGCTTTTTCTCCTTTCTATTTGTTTTTTCCTTCCGGATTTTGCCGCGACGGGACAGTATAACTTTATCCGTGTAGATGGAGGAAGCGGTCTTTCGAACAGTCATGTCAAGTCCATTATTCAAGATAGTTACGGTTTTATCTGGCTGGGTACGCGCAACGGTCTTAATCGTTATGACGGCGTGTCGATGAAGCTTTATAACTGCTATGACGAAACTTTGCAGCATGGCAATCAGGTCATATCCGCTCTTTTTGAGGATAATCACCGTCAATTATGGGTAGGTACGGATGATGGTGTTTATATTCAAGAGCTTGCTACCGGGAAGTTTTCGTTCTTTGATGCCCGCACAGAGAGCGGAGAGCAAATCAGATACAACTGGATTGAAGATATTCTGGCAGATCATTCAGGAAATATCTGGGTGAATGCACCGAATCAGGGAGTTTTCCGCTATCAGGTGGAGACGGGTAAACTGTTCCGCTATATTCCCTGTCCCAGTAAGGATAAAAGCAAGGACTTTCCGCAGTCTATCTGTGTAGATAAAGAAGGTACGGTCTGGGTGGGTACGTATGGAGCGGGAATTTACCGTTACAGTCCGGAGCAGGATAAGTTTGTGCCCTATGCAACAGAAGCCCTTAAAGGGGATTTCATCTTTACTCTGTGCGATTATGGCGATGAACTGATTGTCGGAGTGCATGAAGAGGAACTGAAACGGTTCAATAAAAAGACTGGAGAAGTGAGTATATTCCCTGCGCCCGAAGTACATCGAAAAATTATTCGCTACGCTGTTTGCTTCGGAGACGAGCTGTGGGTGGGTACGCAGAATGGCGTTTATGTGATTAATGAGAAACACAACAGTGTGCAACATATTCCTGCCGATGCCGGAGGGAAGTATGGGCTTGGAGATGCTATCGTCGATAAGATTTATCGTGATCGTGAAGGGGGAACCTGGATCTGTACGCAATTTGGAGGAGCCAGCTATCTGCCTGTACGTACGCTCGATTTTTCGGTTTATCTTCCGGGAGCGCCCGGTACAGTCAGCGGACGACGCATCAGTGAATTGGCGGAAGGAAAAGACGGAGTGGTGTGGGTTAGTACACAGGATGGCGGTGTTTGCTACTGGAATCCGGGAACACAGACTTTCACTAAAATTCCCCAGTCGCCTGACCGTCAGAATGTATTAAGCCTGTTCGCTTCGGATGATTTGGTTGGCGCAGGTTACTTTAAAGGGGGCATTGACCTGATTGTTCCTCAAGATCAGGTTCAGACGTTCTATCCCGCACAACTTGGTATCAGTGAAGGTTCCGTGTTTGCCCTTTACCGCGATCGTGGGGGAGCAATCTGGTTGGGTGATGGCTGGAACATCTTCCGTTCGGCCGACAAAGGACAGACTTTTGAGAAAATGGAGCAATTCGGGTATGCTTATATGCGTGATATTCTCGAAGATAAATCCGGCAATATATGGGTGGCAACGATGGGCAGTGGAATATTCCGGTATCATCCGCAGACAGATCAGATGGTCAGCTATAAATGTATACCGGAGGATAGCACTTCTATCGGAACAAATGAAGTGACAGGTATTTCGGAGGATAGTAAAGGCTTTATCTGGTTTTCTACAGACCGGGGTGGATTGTTGCGTTTTAACCCCGAAACCGGAAGATTCCGGACATACACCAAAGCGGACGGGCTTCCGGACAACGTAACATATAAAGTCGTGGAAGACCGGCAACATCGTATCTGGTTCGGAACAGACCGTGGGCTGGTTTGTCTTCATCCGGAAACAGACAGCCTGCAAGTTTTCAACCGAAATGACGGGTTACCTGATAACCAGTTTAACTATAAGTCGGCCTTGGCTGCCTCTGATGGTACTATTTGGATGGGAACTATCAATGGATTGGTCTCTTTTAATCCACAAATTGTCCACCCGAATACTTTTGTGCCTCCAGTCTATATCACCGGAATGTACGTGCAGGGACGTGAAACTCCTTTCACGGCGGATGGTGTGCAACTGCCTTACCGTTCTAACGTCAGCTTTGATTTTGTTGCTTTAAGTTATACCTCACCGGGTGCAAATCGCTATGCCTACAAAATGGAAGGGATAGATAATGACTGGAATTATACATCTGATGTGCATACAGCGTCTTATGCCCAGCTCCCGCCGGGAGACTACCTGTTCCGTGTGCGGGGCAGTAATAATAATGGTGTCTGGAATCAGGAAGAAGCTACTTTATCAGTGCGTATTCTTCCACCTTGGTGGCGTACAGTGTGGGCTTACCTTATCTATATCATTGTAGTGTCCGGCAGCTTTGTCTTGACTCTTCGCGCCTATCGCCGCCGGGAAGTACAAAAGATCCGTGAGCAGCAATTATTGGCAGAACTGGCGCGTGAGCGTGAATCCCATCGTACGCATGAGATGTTTATTAATCAGATCACTTACGGAGCTTGTACTCCGCAAGGGGGTGCGATGTCACGGGCTGATGAACAACTGATGTCCCAACTGATAGCCAAAGTGCGTGAGAATCTTTCCGACGCCAATTATAATGTGGAAGCATTGGCTGCAGCCATGAATATGTCCCGCTCCAGCCTGCATCGTAAGATTAAGGCGCTGACCGATCTTTCTTCACTCGACTTTATCCGTATCATCCGATTAAAACGTGCGGCAGAACTATTGCAGGAGGGAGAATTGCGCATCAACGAAATCTCTGACAGAGTAGGTTTCCAGTCGCCTTCTTACTTCGCAAAGATATTTCAGAAGCAATTCGGAGTTACTCCTACAGAGTTTGCCCAACAAAATAAGCAGAGAATGGCAGAGGATTAG
- a CDS encoding alpha-galactosidase encodes MKKLLVLLMALFTLAQVDAQEKNVIRIATDNTDLILQVAPNGRLYQAYLGDKLLNEKDINNFSPYVKGGSDGSVSTRGWEVYPGSGAEDYFEPAVAITHNDGNPSTILRYISSEQKAVAGGTETIIQLKDNQYPVEVTLHYIAYPKENVIKTWSEIKHAEKKPVTLWRYASTMLYFSGNEYYLTEFSSDWAKEAQMSTQPLLFGKKVIDTKLGSRAAMHTHPFFELGFEQPAQEAQGRAMLGTIGWTGNFQFTFEVDNVGNLRVIPAINPYASDYELKPNEVFTTPEFIFTFSNNGTGEASRNLHAWARNYQLKDGQGDRMTLLNNWENTYFKFNEELLAELMKEAKHLGVDMFLLDDGWFGNKHPRNSDNAGLGDWEVMRSKLPGGIPALVQSAKEAGVKFGIWIEPEMVNPKSELFEKHPDWAIQLPNRETYYYRNQLVLDLSNPKVQDFVYGVVDKILTENPEVAFFKWDCNSPITNVYSPYLKNKQGQLYIDHVRGIYNVLKRIKDKYPNVPMMLCSGGGARCDYEALKYYTEFWCSDNTDPIERLFIQWGFSQIFPAKAMCAHVTSWNKNTSVKFRTDVASMCKLGFDLGLKELNADEQTYCQNAVANWTRLKKVILDGDQYRLVSPYDGNHMSLMYASPDKNKAVLYTYDIHPRFGEKLLPVKLQGLDAKKMYKVKEINLMPNSKSNLAANEKTYSGDYLMKVGINAFTTNQAFSRVIELTAE; translated from the coding sequence ATGAAGAAACTTCTCGTATTACTTATGGCATTGTTTACCCTGGCGCAAGTGGACGCCCAGGAAAAGAACGTTATCCGCATCGCAACGGACAACACAGACTTAATTCTCCAAGTAGCTCCTAACGGACGACTCTATCAGGCTTATCTGGGCGATAAGTTACTGAACGAGAAAGACATCAACAACTTTTCTCCTTACGTAAAAGGAGGAAGTGACGGTAGCGTATCCACCCGAGGATGGGAAGTATATCCGGGCTCCGGCGCCGAAGATTATTTTGAACCGGCTGTAGCTATCACGCACAATGATGGAAACCCAAGTACGATTCTCCGCTATATATCCTCCGAGCAGAAGGCAGTGGCGGGCGGAACGGAAACGATCATTCAACTAAAAGATAATCAGTATCCGGTAGAAGTCACACTACATTACATCGCTTATCCGAAAGAAAACGTCATCAAGACGTGGAGCGAAATCAAACATGCTGAAAAGAAGCCTGTGACCTTATGGCGTTATGCTTCCACCATGCTTTATTTCTCCGGAAACGAATATTACCTGACAGAATTCAGTAGCGATTGGGCAAAAGAAGCACAAATGAGCACACAACCTCTGTTGTTCGGTAAAAAGGTGATCGACACCAAACTGGGAAGCCGTGCTGCCATGCACACCCACCCGTTCTTTGAGCTTGGTTTTGAACAACCGGCACAGGAAGCGCAGGGACGTGCCATGCTAGGTACTATCGGATGGACAGGAAACTTCCAGTTCACTTTCGAAGTGGACAACGTAGGTAACCTCCGTGTAATCCCCGCCATCAATCCTTATGCATCTGATTATGAACTGAAGCCGAATGAAGTGTTTACAACTCCTGAATTCATCTTTACTTTCAGCAACAACGGTACGGGCGAAGCCAGCCGCAACCTTCACGCATGGGCACGCAACTATCAGCTGAAAGACGGACAAGGCGACCGTATGACTTTATTAAACAACTGGGAAAATACTTACTTCAAATTCAATGAGGAACTGCTTGCCGAACTGATGAAGGAAGCTAAACATCTTGGTGTAGATATGTTCCTGCTGGATGACGGCTGGTTTGGCAACAAGCACCCACGCAACAGTGACAATGCCGGACTGGGTGACTGGGAAGTGATGAGATCCAAACTGCCGGGCGGTATTCCTGCCCTTGTACAGTCTGCCAAAGAAGCCGGAGTGAAATTTGGTATCTGGATTGAACCGGAAATGGTTAACCCTAAAAGTGAGTTGTTCGAAAAACATCCCGACTGGGCTATCCAACTGCCTAACCGCGAAACATATTATTACCGTAATCAGCTGGTACTCGATCTTAGCAATCCGAAAGTACAGGACTTTGTATATGGTGTAGTGGATAAGATCCTGACAGAGAATCCGGAAGTGGCTTTCTTTAAATGGGACTGTAACTCTCCAATTACAAATGTTTATTCTCCATATTTAAAAAATAAACAGGGACAGCTTTATATCGACCATGTACGTGGTATATACAATGTATTGAAACGTATCAAAGACAAATATCCAAACGTGCCAATGATGCTCTGCTCCGGCGGTGGCGCCCGTTGCGACTACGAAGCTCTGAAATATTACACAGAATTCTGGTGCAGCGACAACACAGACCCGATAGAACGTCTGTTTATCCAGTGGGGATTCTCACAAATCTTCCCGGCAAAAGCCATGTGTGCACACGTAACCAGCTGGAACAAGAACACAAGCGTGAAGTTCCGTACGGATGTGGCAAGTATGTGCAAACTGGGCTTTGACCTTGGACTGAAGGAACTGAATGCAGACGAACAGACTTACTGCCAGAATGCAGTTGCCAACTGGACGCGTCTGAAAAAAGTGATTCTGGACGGCGATCAATACAGATTGGTTTCTCCCTACGATGGCAATCACATGTCTCTCATGTATGCCTCACCGGATAAGAACAAAGCTGTGCTTTATACCTACGATATCCACCCACGTTTCGGTGAGAAACTGCTCCCGGTAAAACTTCAGGGACTGGATGCGAAGAAAATGTATAAGGTGAAAGAAATCAACCTGATGCCGAATTCCAAATCGAATCTGGCTGCCAATGAGAAAACTTATTCAGGAGATTATCTGATGAAAGTGGGAATCAATGCTTTCACAACAAATCAGGCTTTCAGCCGCGTAATTGAGCTGACTGCTGAATAA
- a CDS encoding sodium-translocating pyrophosphatase yields the protein MDNILFWLVPVASVLALCFAYYFHKQMMKESEGTPQMIKIAAAVRKGAMSYLKQQYKIVGWVFLGLVILFSIMAYGFHVQNAWVPVAFLTGGFFSGLSGFLGMKTATYASARTANAARNSLNAGLRIAFRSGAVMGLVVVGLGLLDISFWYLLLNAVIPADALTPTHKLCVITTTMLTFGMGASTQALFARVGGGIYTKAADVGADLVGKVEAGIPEDDPRNPATIADNVGDNVGDVAGMGADLYESYCGSILATAALGAAAFIHSADTVMQFKAVIAPMLIAAVGIILSIIGIFAVRTKENATMKDLLGSLAFGTNLSSVLIVAATFLILWLLQLDNWIWISCAVVVGLVVGIIIGRSTEYYTSQSYRPTQKLSESGKTGPATVIISGIGLGMLSTAIPVVAVVIGIIASYLLASAGDFGNVGMGLYGIGIAAVGMLSTLGITLATDAYGPIADNAGGNAEMSGLGAEVRKRTDALDSLGNTTAATGKGFAIGSAALTGLALLASYIEEIRIGLTRLGNVDLTFADGSSISIANATFIDFMDYYEVHLMNPKVLSGMFLGSMMAFLFCGLTMNAVGRAAGHMVDEVRRQFRDIKGILTGEAEPDYERCVEISTKGAQREMVIPSLIAIIAPILTGFIFGVPGVLGLLIGGLSSGFVLAIFMANAGGAWDNAKKYVEEGNFGGKGGEVHKATVVGDTVGDPFKDTSGPSLNILIKLMSMVAIVMAGLTVAWSLF from the coding sequence ATGGACAACATTCTTTTCTGGCTGGTTCCAGTCGCTTCCGTGTTAGCCCTCTGCTTTGCTTATTACTTTCATAAGCAAATGATGAAAGAGAGCGAAGGTACACCCCAAATGATAAAGATAGCTGCTGCTGTGCGCAAAGGAGCTATGTCTTATCTGAAACAGCAATACAAAATAGTAGGCTGGGTATTCTTGGGATTGGTTATTTTGTTTTCAATTATGGCCTATGGCTTTCATGTACAGAACGCATGGGTTCCCGTTGCTTTTCTTACAGGCGGATTTTTCTCCGGGCTTTCCGGATTTTTAGGGATGAAGACGGCGACTTATGCGTCGGCTCGTACCGCTAATGCCGCCCGTAATTCTCTGAATGCAGGGTTGAGGATTGCTTTCCGAAGCGGCGCGGTGATGGGATTAGTTGTAGTTGGCCTGGGATTGCTCGATATATCTTTCTGGTATCTGTTGTTGAATGCAGTGATTCCTGCTGATGCGCTGACACCTACTCATAAACTCTGTGTGATTACTACTACCATGCTGACTTTCGGTATGGGTGCTTCTACGCAAGCACTCTTTGCCCGTGTAGGTGGTGGTATCTATACGAAGGCAGCCGATGTTGGAGCCGACTTGGTAGGTAAAGTAGAAGCCGGAATTCCGGAAGATGACCCTCGTAATCCTGCTACTATTGCCGATAATGTAGGTGACAATGTAGGTGACGTGGCCGGTATGGGAGCCGATTTATATGAATCTTACTGTGGCTCGATTCTGGCAACAGCTGCACTGGGTGCTGCTGCTTTTATCCATTCGGCAGATACAGTGATGCAATTCAAGGCAGTTATTGCTCCGATGTTGATTGCAGCTGTTGGTATTATCCTTTCTATTATAGGGATATTCGCTGTCCGTACTAAAGAGAATGCGACCATGAAAGACTTGCTCGGTTCATTGGCTTTCGGTACGAACCTTAGTTCCGTGCTTATTGTTGCAGCTACATTCTTAATCCTGTGGCTCTTGCAACTAGATAACTGGATTTGGATTTCTTGTGCCGTAGTAGTCGGACTGGTAGTAGGTATTATCATCGGACGTTCTACGGAATATTATACTTCTCAATCTTATCGTCCTACCCAGAAACTAAGTGAAAGCGGTAAGACTGGTCCTGCTACCGTCATTATTTCCGGTATTGGTTTGGGTATGCTTTCTACAGCTATTCCTGTAGTTGCAGTAGTGATTGGTATCATTGCCTCCTATCTGTTGGCTTCCGCAGGTGATTTCGGTAATGTAGGCATGGGATTGTATGGCATCGGTATTGCAGCTGTTGGTATGCTTTCTACCTTAGGTATCACATTGGCAACGGATGCTTACGGTCCGATTGCGGATAATGCGGGAGGTAATGCGGAAATGTCCGGTCTGGGTGCTGAAGTTCGCAAACGTACTGATGCGCTCGATTCATTGGGTAACACAACTGCCGCCACGGGAAAAGGTTTTGCAATCGGTTCCGCTGCGCTGACAGGTCTGGCTTTGCTGGCTTCTTATATTGAAGAAATCCGAATCGGTCTGACACGTCTTGGTAATGTAGACCTGACTTTTGCAGATGGAAGTTCTATCAGCATAGCAAATGCCACTTTTATCGACTTCATGGATTATTACGAAGTACACTTGATGAATCCAAAAGTACTTTCGGGCATGTTCCTCGGTTCAATGATGGCTTTCCTGTTTTGTGGTTTGACAATGAATGCAGTAGGACGTGCGGCAGGTCACATGGTTGACGAAGTGCGTCGCCAGTTCCGTGACATAAAGGGTATTCTGACTGGAGAAGCCGAGCCGGATTACGAACGTTGTGTTGAAATATCGACAAAGGGTGCGCAGCGTGAGATGGTTATTCCTTCCTTGATTGCTATTATTGCTCCGATTCTTACAGGATTTATCTTTGGCGTTCCCGGCGTACTCGGCCTACTGATTGGTGGTTTGAGCAGTGGTTTCGTATTAGCTATCTTTATGGCTAACGCCGGAGGTGCATGGGATAACGCAAAGAAATATGTGGAAGAAGGTAACTTTGGTGGAAAAGGCGGTGAAGTGCATAAAGCAACCGTAGTAGGAGATACAGTAGGTGATCCGTTTAAAGATACCTCCGGTCCGAGTTTGAATATTTTGATAAAACTTATGAGTATGGTGGCCATTGTGATGGCAGGACTTACTGTGGCCTGGAGTTTATTCTAA
- a CDS encoding TonB-dependent receptor, whose protein sequence is MKKVTFSCLTLATLLQLIPSNGNAANIQVNKKKTNRTEMKQDTIPANSTKKESEEGERNVMLNASDANKPREIQIGLPSEDVNVYENGLPAVYSSTVHKLAAHWRSDSSLGEVGLLSPSESAITTGNIAYSVNSFSKLGQKDFQGILNYRTNHFGMQNFDFNVSGAINNQWLYTASIYQNFDPGSFDLEFTNYADRTEIYHAGLTRLFNNGRGKISLLYKHSRSENPASYANAAPFIYVGDGSVKEIDGFKLGTNSYVPQNGSFPYMDVRDGKMKTWNLGDGSENRANEIALISDYRFRNDLLWKFNLKYMDAPRANYVDFGGSTISEVTANDGFTLSNGDPYEGLAEGRRTWLHVGKVKNFLITSELNKTFGNHDLRLGVNEWYYHLDYYSSSLQWMATVQNYPQLLTSTTTSSLDPTLTGQRVQTYGYNELSPEYTKGYENKLALYFTDNWQVTPQFNIYYGGRLEYYRMSADQISASRFPGFRIGDFTTYSKEEETGNIIATQRSIHPAKVVKDKLNYAATLRATYNVTGQFGLTADGTVATRFPRINEYAGTGPTEEQYKRVTIPLIRGGLFYKNKWINLTSMVTYISKSNNIDQQNLTKPGTEEGKTVLLIYNIKTLGWTTSAEIDPFKGFHLHALFTYQKPVYKNYNASVTFNDGSEMSVNANGMIVKEIPQILVELDPSYNITKDLRLWLSFRYFGKTYANLQEALYFNGRWETFGGINWNVNKHLSLGATVINFLNQKGASGTINGSELITKEEAAQYAGNYMSGNYLRPFTVEFSASIKF, encoded by the coding sequence ATGAAAAAAGTAACCTTTAGTTGCCTTACTCTAGCAACCCTGTTGCAACTGATTCCTTCCAACGGGAATGCAGCGAACATTCAGGTGAACAAGAAAAAGACGAACCGAACCGAAATGAAGCAGGATACGATTCCTGCCAACTCTACTAAAAAAGAATCAGAAGAAGGCGAACGCAATGTGATGCTGAATGCTTCTGACGCCAACAAACCCCGCGAAATTCAAATCGGCCTTCCCAGCGAGGACGTTAATGTCTATGAGAATGGACTTCCTGCCGTATATTCCTCTACCGTTCACAAACTTGCCGCTCATTGGCGTAGCGACAGCAGCCTGGGAGAAGTAGGACTTTTATCTCCTTCCGAATCGGCCATCACGACCGGTAATATTGCTTACTCCGTCAACTCATTCAGCAAACTGGGACAAAAGGATTTCCAAGGTATATTAAACTACCGCACCAATCATTTCGGTATGCAGAACTTCGACTTCAATGTTTCAGGAGCCATCAATAACCAATGGCTTTACACGGCAAGCATTTACCAGAACTTCGACCCGGGAAGTTTCGACCTGGAATTTACGAACTATGCAGACCGCACAGAGATTTATCATGCCGGCCTGACCCGTCTCTTCAACAACGGACGCGGCAAAATATCTTTGCTCTACAAACACTCCCGCAGTGAAAATCCGGCCAGCTATGCCAATGCAGCTCCTTTTATCTATGTCGGCGACGGCTCGGTCAAAGAGATAGACGGTTTCAAACTGGGAACAAATTCTTATGTTCCGCAGAACGGTTCTTTTCCATACATGGACGTAAGAGACGGAAAGATGAAAACATGGAATTTGGGCGATGGTTCTGAAAACCGTGCCAATGAGATTGCATTGATCTCCGATTATCGTTTCAGGAACGATCTGCTATGGAAATTCAATCTGAAATATATGGATGCTCCACGTGCCAACTATGTCGACTTCGGAGGCAGCACCATCAGCGAAGTAACCGCCAACGATGGTTTTACGCTATCAAACGGTGATCCGTATGAGGGACTGGCAGAAGGTCGCCGCACCTGGTTGCACGTAGGCAAAGTGAAAAACTTCCTAATCACTTCCGAGCTAAACAAGACCTTTGGCAACCATGATCTGCGTCTGGGAGTGAACGAATGGTATTACCATCTTGATTATTATTCCTCTTCTCTGCAATGGATGGCCACCGTACAGAACTATCCACAGTTGCTGACTTCCACAACTACAAGTTCCCTGGACCCTACTCTGACCGGTCAGCGCGTACAGACATACGGGTACAACGAACTTAGTCCCGAATATACAAAGGGATATGAGAACAAACTCGCCCTTTACTTTACAGACAACTGGCAAGTAACTCCCCAATTCAATATCTATTATGGCGGACGCCTGGAATATTACCGGATGAGTGCCGATCAAATATCCGCTTCCCGTTTCCCGGGTTTCCGCATCGGCGACTTTACCACTTATAGCAAAGAGGAAGAAACAGGAAATATCATTGCCACACAACGCAGCATTCATCCCGCCAAAGTGGTAAAGGATAAACTGAACTATGCCGCCACGCTCCGCGCCACTTACAACGTAACCGGGCAATTCGGCCTGACTGCCGACGGAACAGTAGCCACCCGCTTCCCACGTATCAACGAATATGCCGGAACAGGTCCTACGGAAGAGCAATACAAACGTGTCACCATACCGTTAATCCGTGGCGGTTTGTTCTACAAGAACAAGTGGATCAACCTCACCTCTATGGTTACCTATATCTCTAAATCTAATAATATTGACCAGCAAAACCTGACGAAACCGGGAACGGAAGAAGGAAAGACCGTATTGCTTATTTATAATATCAAAACACTGGGATGGACCACATCTGCCGAAATCGACCCGTTCAAAGGTTTTCACCTGCACGCTCTGTTCACGTATCAGAAACCTGTTTACAAGAACTATAACGCAAGCGTCACATTCAACGATGGTTCGGAAATGTCTGTCAACGCCAATGGGATGATTGTAAAAGAGATTCCGCAGATTCTTGTCGAACTCGACCCAAGCTATAATATCACGAAGGACTTACGCCTTTGGCTTAGTTTCCGCTATTTCGGCAAGACTTACGCCAATCTCCAGGAAGCCCTCTATTTCAACGGTCGCTGGGAAACTTTCGGGGGGATCAACTGGAATGTAAACAAGCATCTTTCTTTAGGGGCAACAGTCATCAACTTCCTGAATCAGAAGGGGGCCAGCGGAACCATCAACGGTTCGGAACTGATTACCAAAGAAGAAGCTGCCCAGTATGCAGGCAACTATATGAGTGGAAATTATTTACGCCCATTTACCGTAGAATTTAGCGCAAGCATTAAATTCTAG